A window of Leptospira brenneri contains these coding sequences:
- a CDS encoding 5-(carboxyamino)imidazole ribonucleotide synthase has protein sequence MKIGVLGSGQLGQMMCLEAIPLGYDFFCYSPENDSPSAKVGANSTVAPYESISDIKEFLSSTNVLSFEFENIPKSTLEYLQSESKTHLIFPPPESLLIAQDRLLEKNHFRKLGFKTAEFFHLTKDTSKIEISISYPWIIKTLRFGYDGKGQVKVQNADDYRSFLENAFRNGNEEYLIEEVIPFQKEISIILTRFQNGEIVCYGSVENEHKNHILDLSIYPARIPIGLNLDAIEMASKLADSLNYVGTMGVEFFVKDNQLYLNEFAPRPHNTGHYTQDCQSISQFQLHILAITGNLPPTDVRPKPTLMKNILGNDFNESLSIARSLLKDDRYKLHLYGKKEAKIGRKMGHLNFKGTLEEVSPLFHDL, from the coding sequence ATGAAAATAGGTGTTTTGGGTTCTGGCCAACTTGGGCAAATGATGTGTTTGGAAGCGATTCCTTTAGGTTATGATTTTTTTTGTTATTCTCCGGAAAATGATTCTCCATCTGCAAAAGTAGGTGCAAATTCTACTGTAGCTCCTTACGAATCAATTTCAGACATAAAAGAATTTCTTTCGAGTACCAACGTACTGAGTTTTGAATTCGAAAATATTCCTAAATCTACCTTAGAGTATTTACAATCTGAATCTAAAACACATTTGATTTTTCCGCCACCAGAATCACTTTTGATTGCTCAAGACAGACTTCTTGAAAAAAACCATTTTCGAAAGTTAGGGTTTAAAACGGCAGAGTTTTTTCACCTAACGAAAGATACTTCTAAAATTGAAATTTCTATTTCCTATCCTTGGATCATTAAAACCCTTCGTTTCGGTTATGATGGAAAAGGTCAGGTAAAAGTTCAAAATGCTGATGATTATAGAAGTTTTTTAGAGAATGCTTTCCGAAATGGAAACGAGGAATATCTTATAGAAGAAGTCATACCTTTCCAAAAAGAAATCAGCATCATTCTGACTAGGTTTCAAAATGGTGAAATTGTTTGTTATGGTTCTGTAGAAAATGAACACAAAAATCATATTTTAGATCTTTCTATTTATCCCGCAAGAATTCCGATCGGCCTCAATTTGGATGCAATTGAAATGGCCTCCAAACTGGCGGATTCATTAAATTACGTAGGCACTATGGGAGTGGAGTTTTTTGTAAAAGACAATCAACTTTATTTAAATGAATTTGCCCCCAGACCCCATAATACAGGTCATTATACTCAAGATTGCCAAAGTATTTCGCAATTTCAATTACACATTTTAGCAATTACAGGAAATCTTCCCCCAACAGATGTTAGACCAAAACCTACACTCATGAAAAATATTTTAGGTAATGATTTTAATGAAAGTCTGTCGATTGCTAGGTCTCTACTAAAGGATGATCGTTATAAACTGCATCTTTATGGTAAAAAGGAAGCTAAGATAGGAAGGAAAATGGGACATTTAAATTTTAAAGGAACTTTAGAAGAAGTAAGTCCCCTATTTCACGATTTATAA
- a CDS encoding Gfo/Idh/MocA family oxidoreductase, whose amino-acid sequence MKRSKIKTILIGLGRICSSLEKDPFRKKPCTHMGVLESQWGKKHFEFLLGLDVSEEKCQTFQSLWNAKTQLIPSDPRRTNFPEGVQLAVISTPSAFHEDWAIHCIRSGIPNLLIEKPVALSEDGAKKIQSLARKHRTKIWINHERRYHPSYRYVKDELTKGKLGNLRSIRASVFTSAKNPGLAFSKLGGGPLLHDGTHAVDLIHWFVGKPKLRNAKLEIPKKGSIESRAVAWFETKTGVDIFLDVSGGRDYFQFELDLHTDTHRIICSNDGFRFFESAPSNLYKGFRSFVPYEPKQFPKPETSNAFIGIYEEIFQVVNGKKDKMEGTISDNIEILNLIESIYRRKQ is encoded by the coding sequence ATGAAACGATCCAAAATCAAAACCATCCTGATCGGCCTAGGACGGATTTGTTCCAGTTTGGAAAAGGATCCCTTTCGCAAGAAACCCTGCACCCATATGGGAGTTTTAGAATCCCAGTGGGGGAAAAAACATTTCGAATTTTTATTAGGTTTGGATGTTTCAGAAGAAAAATGCCAAACCTTCCAGTCGCTTTGGAATGCCAAAACACAACTCATTCCCTCTGATCCCAGAAGAACAAATTTCCCCGAGGGAGTCCAACTTGCAGTGATTTCCACTCCAAGTGCCTTTCATGAGGACTGGGCCATTCACTGCATTCGCTCAGGAATCCCTAATTTACTTATCGAAAAACCTGTGGCTCTATCCGAAGACGGTGCCAAAAAAATCCAATCTCTTGCGAGAAAACACAGAACAAAAATCTGGATCAATCACGAGAGGCGGTACCATCCAAGTTATCGGTATGTAAAGGACGAGCTAACCAAAGGAAAACTAGGAAACCTCAGGTCCATTCGGGCTTCCGTATTCACTTCTGCAAAAAATCCAGGACTTGCTTTTTCGAAACTAGGTGGGGGACCTCTCTTACACGACGGAACTCATGCGGTTGACCTCATCCACTGGTTTGTAGGAAAACCCAAATTACGAAATGCAAAATTAGAAATTCCTAAAAAAGGAAGCATTGAATCTAGAGCAGTGGCTTGGTTCGAAACGAAAACTGGTGTTGATATCTTTTTGGATGTTTCCGGTGGTCGGGATTATTTTCAGTTTGAACTAGACCTTCATACAGACACTCATCGCATTATCTGTTCCAACGATGGGTTTCGTTTTTTCGAGTCAGCCCCATCCAATTTATACAAAGGATTTAGAAGTTTTGTTCCTTATGAACCCAAACAGTTTCCGAAACCAGAGACTTCTAATGCCTTTATCGGTATTTACGAAGAAATTTTCCAAGTAGTGAATGGGAAAAAAGACAAAATGGAAGGAACAATATCAGATAATATTGAAATTCTAAATTTAATAGAATCGATTTATAGGCGAAAACAATGA
- a CDS encoding ABC1 kinase family protein — MKSKQNRSISIYSFVLRTWLGYLILSKIKRRFLTESKFETIKVQFLKRKGKETKNLFFQLGGVYIKIGQFVSNLFHILPEEFLWELQDLQDKIPPREFEEINKRWMNDYKKSMSEIFTDLDKTSYASASTAQVHIGYYQGKKVAIKTLYPGIEEDAKRDLKTLSRVLWLIDRFVFKISAKEVSEQLNTMIRSELDLRSELKNLKYTKQLFAMEKDFFFPNPIDELCNRHTLVTEFVEGKKIYELEVLESHTKKNPNLEKLVRAYILMIFEYRFFHADPHPGNLIFMETGELCFIDFGAVQSISEEETRILERILIGAMRKDYHLITESLFELGAVTDSLSKEELIQIVKYSLEKLNRILDSTDHFRNIGFDTLRPAEDLRFLKEIQVSLKRLLSSLKLPPNFLSLHRVLALLLGNSSYLDPTRSMIDYAEKPFSQIVLKGSSLKKLWKDEGEEFITSLFSLPKEFNEFFYKWNRGEFQNPDSTKKEELRLKEIFTFGALGSIFFFFGMYYSEKFWKEPSILFYILSGLSFWSLAKSSLKYWKQK, encoded by the coding sequence ATGAAGTCCAAACAAAACAGGTCGATATCCATTTACTCATTTGTACTCCGAACTTGGTTAGGGTATCTCATCCTTTCGAAAATCAAACGGAGATTTTTAACCGAATCAAAATTTGAAACCATCAAAGTTCAATTTTTAAAACGAAAAGGAAAGGAAACCAAAAATCTTTTTTTCCAATTGGGGGGAGTTTATATTAAAATTGGTCAGTTCGTTAGTAATTTATTCCACATACTACCGGAAGAATTTTTATGGGAACTCCAAGACTTACAAGATAAAATCCCACCTCGTGAATTCGAAGAAATCAACAAACGATGGATGAATGATTATAAAAAATCCATGTCGGAAATTTTTACAGATTTAGATAAAACTTCTTATGCCAGTGCTTCTACTGCACAGGTTCATATTGGATATTACCAAGGAAAAAAAGTAGCGATTAAAACTCTATACCCAGGGATTGAAGAAGATGCGAAGCGAGACTTAAAGACCTTATCCAGAGTGCTTTGGCTCATTGATCGATTTGTATTTAAAATTTCTGCCAAGGAAGTGAGTGAACAACTAAATACAATGATCCGGTCAGAACTGGACCTTCGCAGCGAATTAAAAAACTTAAAATACACCAAACAATTATTTGCCATGGAAAAAGATTTCTTTTTCCCAAATCCTATTGATGAACTTTGTAATCGACATACCCTTGTTACCGAATTTGTAGAAGGGAAAAAAATATACGAACTAGAAGTCTTAGAATCCCATACAAAGAAAAATCCGAATCTTGAAAAACTCGTCAGAGCATATATTTTGATGATTTTTGAATACCGGTTTTTTCATGCAGACCCACATCCAGGAAACCTGATTTTTATGGAAACAGGGGAACTTTGTTTTATTGATTTTGGCGCCGTCCAATCCATTTCCGAAGAAGAAACTCGAATTTTAGAAAGAATTTTAATTGGTGCTATGCGAAAGGATTACCACTTAATTACAGAATCTTTATTTGAACTAGGCGCAGTGACGGATTCTTTATCAAAAGAAGAATTAATACAAATCGTAAAGTATTCCCTAGAAAAACTAAACCGAATCCTAGATTCCACGGATCACTTCCGTAACATTGGATTTGATACCCTTCGACCCGCCGAAGACCTGAGGTTTTTAAAAGAAATCCAAGTCAGTTTAAAACGACTTCTCTCTAGTCTGAAACTTCCACCGAATTTTTTAAGCCTCCACCGCGTACTTGCTCTGTTACTTGGAAACTCCTCGTATTTGGATCCAACAAGGTCTATGATCGATTATGCTGAAAAACCCTTTTCACAAATTGTATTAAAGGGGAGTTCATTAAAAAAACTTTGGAAGGATGAAGGAGAAGAATTCATTACGAGTCTTTTTTCCTTACCGAAGGAATTTAACGAATTTTTTTATAAATGGAACCGGGGAGAGTTCCAAAATCCAGATTCAACAAAAAAGGAGGAATTACGACTCAAAGAAATATTCACCTTTGGAGCTTTGGGTTCGATATTTTTCTTTTTCGGAATGTATTATTCTGAAAAATTCTGGAAAGAACCAAGCATATTATTTTATATACTATCAGGACTTAGTTTTTGGTCTTTAGCCAAATCGAGTCTCAAGTATTGGAAACAAAAATAA
- a CDS encoding UDP-N-acetylmuramoyl-tripeptide--D-alanyl-D-alanine ligase: MIAPFEYSLSTILSLFSKDLHWEQTDNPSFQWITTSSAEAKPGSLFVPLRGTRDGHEFISDALSKGAQGFLCEKNHPILKKLSANAKTRAIIVPDCLSALGKLANYHRKRFQPILLAVTGSSGKTTTKDLLGGLFGFLNSKTLVVTEKNYNNEIGLPFTLFRITEKTRVVIAELGMNHRGEIAKLSKIAEPTHALITNIGSAHIENLKSREAIADEKIDIITAMPKSSVLFVPDDLEFLKKAKERTQKQNIKLIVWNHQRNPILKISKVESNGFILEWKGKRIQWNLPGEKLLSNVRGMVAVGAYFQVDPEHIIKTIQKYKSPDKRLNINRAYYTIIDDCYNANPESMLSSIGAAEQFAGNQNIVWILGSMKELGKFSKYYHEQVGKEIHRISKGILLGFGEETLPMVKKVPGAKWFSDLEDLIQFVKSEIPKKSVILIKGSRSMKMERIVLALETFKG, from the coding sequence ATGATCGCACCATTTGAATATTCCCTGTCAACTATTCTAAGTTTGTTTTCCAAAGACTTACATTGGGAACAGACGGACAATCCAAGTTTCCAATGGATCACAACCTCTTCAGCCGAAGCAAAACCTGGATCTTTGTTTGTTCCTTTGAGAGGGACAAGAGATGGACATGAATTCATTTCGGATGCTCTCTCAAAAGGAGCCCAAGGGTTTCTCTGCGAGAAAAATCATCCTATTTTAAAAAAACTCTCAGCAAATGCTAAAACAAGAGCCATCATCGTTCCCGATTGTTTATCGGCGCTTGGGAAATTAGCCAATTATCATAGAAAAAGGTTCCAACCCATTCTGTTAGCTGTTACTGGGTCTTCAGGAAAAACTACTACGAAGGATTTATTAGGTGGTTTGTTTGGGTTTTTAAATTCCAAAACTCTTGTTGTGACAGAAAAAAACTATAATAATGAAATAGGTCTTCCTTTCACTCTATTTAGAATTACTGAAAAAACCAGAGTTGTGATTGCGGAACTGGGAATGAATCATCGAGGAGAAATCGCGAAACTTTCTAAAATCGCAGAACCAACTCATGCTCTCATTACAAACATTGGATCAGCACATATCGAAAATTTAAAATCAAGGGAAGCTATCGCTGATGAAAAAATTGATATCATCACTGCTATGCCCAAATCATCAGTACTTTTTGTACCAGATGATTTAGAGTTCTTAAAAAAAGCCAAAGAGCGAACTCAAAAACAAAATATCAAACTTATAGTTTGGAATCATCAAAGAAACCCAATTCTAAAAATTAGTAAGGTAGAATCGAATGGATTTATCTTAGAATGGAAGGGTAAAAGGATTCAATGGAATTTGCCAGGTGAAAAACTTCTTAGCAATGTACGCGGTATGGTTGCCGTTGGCGCTTATTTCCAAGTAGACCCAGAACATATCATCAAAACCATTCAAAAATATAAAAGTCCAGACAAAAGACTAAATATCAATCGTGCATACTATACCATCATCGATGATTGTTACAATGCCAATCCAGAATCTATGTTATCAAGTATAGGGGCTGCCGAACAATTTGCAGGCAATCAAAACATTGTTTGGATTCTTGGTTCTATGAAGGAACTTGGTAAATTTTCGAAATACTACCATGAACAAGTAGGAAAAGAAATTCATAGAATCTCTAAAGGAATCTTACTTGGGTTTGGTGAAGAGACTCTCCCTATGGTAAAGAAAGTTCCCGGTGCAAAGTGGTTTTCTGACCTTGAAGATCTCATTCAATTTGTGAAATCAGAAATTCCAAAAAAATCAGTAATCCTGATTAAGGGATCCCGGTCGATGAAAATGGAACGAATTGTATTGGCCTTAGAAACATTTAAGGGTTGA
- a CDS encoding UDP-N-acetylglucosamine--N-acetylmuramyl-(pentapeptide) pyrophosphoryl-undecaprenol N-acetylglucosamine transferase, translating to MSGSVLIAAGGTGGHISPGVALAEVLAEKISSFGFDAVYLHSLVRNKDNPDLLNPPCQVLWHNVPQLGGLKTIIYPFLFIYPFIKTILLFRKLKIQAVIGMGGYSSLPSILYAILFRKKLYLCEQNCVPGKITRIFSRFSKKIAFSFPLAEVYSIPGKTIGNPIRKRVIPELLNIRQNENLHEGKKNTVNVLVLGGSQGARQLNQMILKTMENQEIASKYKFRLLTGTSLYEETKRKSVGDAEIISYANDMKPNYEWANIVVARSGAGVLAECLVFGLPMILIPYPFAADNHQKENANYIESQGAAVTIHSTSEDPTRLVQILLGWKDHSEILREMGHTSLALSNVNAAYQTVSYFFTDKG from the coding sequence ATGAGTGGATCTGTTTTAATTGCAGCCGGGGGAACCGGTGGACATATATCTCCGGGTGTGGCACTTGCTGAAGTTTTGGCGGAAAAAATCTCAAGTTTTGGATTTGATGCCGTTTATTTACATTCTCTTGTTCGTAATAAAGACAATCCAGATCTATTAAATCCACCTTGCCAAGTCCTTTGGCACAATGTACCACAGTTAGGTGGTCTTAAGACAATCATTTACCCTTTTTTATTTATATATCCATTTATCAAAACAATCCTACTTTTTCGTAAATTAAAAATACAGGCTGTGATTGGAATGGGAGGGTATTCAAGTTTACCATCCATACTTTATGCCATTTTATTTAGAAAGAAATTGTATCTCTGCGAACAAAATTGTGTTCCAGGAAAAATCACACGTATCTTCTCTAGGTTTTCTAAAAAAATTGCATTTAGTTTTCCTTTAGCAGAAGTTTATTCTATTCCTGGAAAAACGATTGGAAATCCCATTCGTAAAAGAGTGATTCCCGAATTACTCAACATTCGACAAAATGAAAACTTACATGAAGGAAAAAAGAATACTGTCAATGTTTTGGTTTTAGGAGGATCGCAAGGGGCAAGACAACTCAATCAAATGATCCTCAAAACGATGGAGAACCAAGAAATTGCTTCTAAATATAAATTTCGGTTACTGACTGGGACTTCTCTCTATGAAGAGACCAAACGGAAATCAGTCGGTGATGCCGAAATCATTTCTTATGCCAATGATATGAAACCAAATTATGAATGGGCAAATATCGTTGTAGCAAGGTCAGGGGCAGGAGTTCTTGCCGAATGTTTGGTTTTTGGTTTGCCAATGATTCTCATTCCTTACCCTTTTGCTGCTGACAATCATCAAAAAGAAAATGCAAATTATATTGAATCTCAAGGTGCTGCGGTGACCATTCATTCTACCTCTGAGGATCCAACAAGACTAGTACAAATTTTACTAGGTTGGAAAGACCATTCCGAAATTTTACGTGAGATGGGTCATACTTCATTAGCTCTTTCTAATGTAAATGCGGCTTACCAAACAGTTTCGTACTTTTTCACTGACAAGGGTTAA
- the purE gene encoding 5-(carboxyamino)imidazole ribonucleotide mutase: MSKNQPKVAVIMGSHSDWETMKEACNILTEFGIPFEKEIVSAHRSPERMVEFAKSAKQNGFGVIIAGAGGAAHLPGMTASLTTLPVLGVPVQSKALNGMDSLLSIVQMPKGVPVATLAIGTSGAANAGLLAVRILSLLDSSLHDKLEAYAITNRNLALSKNNELI, from the coding sequence ATGTCTAAAAACCAACCAAAAGTAGCTGTCATTATGGGTTCTCATTCTGATTGGGAAACCATGAAGGAAGCCTGTAATATTTTGACAGAATTTGGGATTCCATTTGAAAAAGAAATTGTATCAGCACACCGCTCCCCGGAACGGATGGTGGAATTTGCAAAATCTGCGAAACAAAATGGATTTGGTGTCATCATTGCCGGAGCGGGCGGTGCTGCACATTTACCTGGTATGACAGCTTCTCTCACCACATTGCCGGTATTAGGCGTTCCAGTGCAATCCAAAGCATTGAACGGAATGGACAGTCTTCTTTCTATCGTTCAAATGCCGAAGGGAGTCCCTGTGGCAACACTTGCCATTGGAACTAGTGGAGCCGCAAATGCAGGTCTACTTGCTGTTCGGATCCTCTCTTTACTCGATTCTTCCCTACATGATAAATTAGAAGCCTATGCCATTACTAATAGAAACTTAGCTTTATCAAAAAATAACGAACTCATCTAA
- the murC gene encoding UDP-N-acetylmuramate--L-alanine ligase, with protein MKGPILFLGIGGSGMSSLAHMALDLNLPVLGYDRKNSETTDFLQERGAKIQNEITEIPLEGIEMVVYSSAINDKHKQVFDEIKKKNILLKHRSEFMHLLVSNQKSISVAGSHGKTSTTTMVSQILTERGTDPTIMIGGDTSLLEKRGGKIGTGKYAVYESDESDGTFLKHRADLRLLTNIDNDHLDYYKTRERLEDAFFQYMGFGTPGATILFASDPGIREVLIHKTKEIVIDPNFILYLCLDRKEAKTDWFEGLKLNLGNQLVCVLYEIIEDQLEFEFPGFERVSLKLPYPGVHYLTNGLVAVVSAFVVGISPSDSANILSRYIGVKRRQETLGVWKKITIMDDYGHHPTEIEMVIRSLKNKLNAQGNLVVLFQPHRYTRTQLLLEDLANSLKAADLLFILPIYSAGESPIPGITHESFRPFLDPNKTEVLHGEIHLDLLSIQSKLKEGDLLLCLGAGNVRDWGLYLLGTV; from the coding sequence ATGAAGGGTCCAATTTTATTTTTAGGAATTGGTGGCAGTGGGATGTCGAGCCTTGCCCATATGGCTCTAGATCTAAACCTGCCAGTATTAGGTTATGACCGTAAAAATTCAGAAACAACCGACTTTTTACAAGAACGTGGTGCTAAAATCCAAAACGAAATTACCGAAATCCCTTTAGAGGGAATTGAAATGGTCGTTTATAGTTCAGCCATCAATGACAAACACAAACAAGTGTTTGATGAAATTAAAAAGAAGAATATTCTACTAAAACATAGATCCGAATTTATGCACCTTTTGGTTTCCAACCAAAAATCAATATCCGTTGCGGGTAGTCATGGAAAAACTTCAACCACAACTATGGTTTCTCAAATCCTCACAGAACGAGGAACTGATCCTACCATTATGATTGGGGGGGACACCAGCCTTTTAGAAAAACGAGGTGGAAAAATAGGAACTGGAAAGTATGCAGTTTATGAATCCGATGAATCCGACGGTACTTTTTTAAAACACAGAGCAGACCTTCGTCTTCTCACGAATATTGATAACGACCATTTAGATTACTACAAAACTAGGGAACGTTTAGAGGATGCTTTTTTTCAATACATGGGATTTGGAACACCGGGGGCAACCATTCTATTTGCTTCTGATCCCGGAATTCGCGAAGTATTAATTCACAAAACAAAAGAGATTGTTATAGACCCAAATTTTATTCTTTATCTTTGTTTGGATCGAAAAGAGGCCAAAACCGATTGGTTTGAAGGATTAAAACTGAACCTTGGGAATCAATTGGTTTGTGTTCTTTATGAAATCATTGAAGACCAATTAGAATTTGAATTTCCAGGATTCGAAAGAGTTTCACTCAAATTGCCTTACCCTGGTGTCCATTATCTGACGAATGGATTAGTGGCTGTCGTTTCTGCCTTTGTAGTAGGTATTTCTCCTTCTGACTCCGCAAACATTCTATCTCGTTATATTGGTGTAAAACGAAGGCAAGAAACTCTTGGAGTATGGAAAAAGATAACCATAATGGATGATTATGGCCACCATCCAACAGAGATTGAAATGGTAATCCGATCCTTAAAAAATAAATTAAATGCCCAAGGAAACCTTGTTGTCCTTTTCCAACCTCATCGTTACACTCGGACGCAGTTGTTATTAGAGGACCTTGCAAACTCACTGAAAGCGGCAGACCTTCTTTTTATTTTACCCATTTATTCTGCTGGAGAATCTCCAATCCCAGGAATCACTCACGAATCGTTTAGACCATTTTTAGATCCAAACAAAACAGAAGTTTTACATGGAGAGATTCATTTGGATTTACTATCCATTCAATCCAAATTAAAAGAAGGGGATTTGTTACTTTGTTTGGGTGCCGGGAATGTTCGCGACTGGGGACTATACTTACTCGGGACCGTTTAA
- a CDS encoding FtsW/RodA/SpoVE family cell cycle protein: MEIYRKLQNLFRFGSSRFDGPVLYGIFFLFGMGIVVMYSASVIPAEREFSDSSYYLHKQLLWGGIGIFSFLVFSQIPYQFLVRWSFVFSVLSLLLLISVFIPGLGKSVGTSYGRSFNRWIQIGGIQIQPSEFSKISILLFSSYFFYNFDFKKVKWDRKKIISVFLIFATLILIVIEPAFGTTIELLLVLFFFVLLAGFPMKRLFILGASVLPLLVVLVTQVGYRKKRLEIWLDPYKFRFDEGHQLVTSFRAFFDGGSFGRPVGSGYAHRYLAYSHTDFVMASFVEDFGFLGFFIFLLVVVLLLIRIYFLLLRTKDKLGFFLGSGILILFGFQTILNLFVITGIVPVTGISLPFLSYGGSSLITIFILFGILANITSKENLVL, translated from the coding sequence ATGGAAATTTACCGAAAGCTTCAAAACCTCTTTCGATTTGGAAGTTCGAGGTTTGATGGCCCGGTACTTTATGGGATTTTTTTTCTGTTTGGAATGGGTATTGTTGTTATGTACAGTGCCTCAGTGATTCCCGCCGAACGAGAGTTCTCTGATTCGAGTTATTACCTTCATAAACAATTGTTATGGGGTGGTATTGGGATTTTTAGTTTTTTGGTTTTTAGTCAAATCCCATACCAGTTTCTTGTACGATGGTCTTTTGTTTTTTCCGTCCTTAGTTTATTACTACTCATATCTGTTTTTATTCCAGGTCTTGGTAAATCAGTTGGAACCAGTTACGGAAGGAGTTTTAATCGTTGGATCCAAATTGGCGGAATCCAAATCCAACCCTCCGAATTTTCTAAAATTAGCATTTTATTATTTTCCTCTTATTTCTTTTATAATTTTGATTTTAAAAAAGTAAAATGGGATCGAAAAAAAATTATATCTGTATTTTTAATTTTTGCCACATTGATACTCATTGTCATCGAACCTGCATTTGGAACGACCATCGAACTTCTCCTCGTTTTGTTTTTCTTTGTTTTGCTTGCCGGCTTTCCTATGAAGCGGCTTTTTATTTTAGGAGCTTCCGTATTGCCTCTCCTTGTGGTTCTCGTCACACAAGTAGGGTATAGAAAAAAACGATTGGAAATTTGGCTGGATCCTTATAAATTCCGATTCGATGAAGGCCACCAACTCGTAACTAGTTTTCGTGCTTTTTTTGATGGTGGGAGTTTTGGTCGCCCTGTCGGATCCGGTTACGCCCATAGGTATTTAGCCTATAGCCATACTGATTTTGTGATGGCTTCCTTTGTTGAGGATTTTGGGTTTTTAGGCTTTTTTATCTTTTTATTAGTAGTTGTTTTGCTACTCATCCGAATTTATTTTTTACTTCTACGTACTAAGGACAAATTGGGGTTCTTTTTGGGTTCAGGAATTTTAATCCTTTTTGGATTCCAAACCATTTTAAACTTATTTGTGATTACCGGAATTGTCCCTGTTACGGGAATTTCTCTTCCTTTTTTAAGTTATGGTGGATCCTCGCTCATCACAATTTTTATCCTATTCGGAATTCTTGCCAACATCACGAGTAAAGAGAATTTGGTATTATGA
- a CDS encoding amidohydrolase: MAVIKIAIYQKNLHKRIGLEEISKIQQTKAHFLLLPEGFPHFFQGETPEIASKHEKEYQDQLLEISESFPGVILGGSHYRKNEEGHLVSALPIVQSVVLVDFYEKKSPSSSKEPGVSPGKTESIFIMGGLRFGLLVGEDLENESIWDEFKKEDIEIVFYLSSADEKRTYEEDLTYFETLAKKRLVHLIRVCGPTEGKPARSLYASPSGINWKVGKLEEDKDVLKTLSVNVMRSYLL, encoded by the coding sequence ATGGCAGTCATCAAAATCGCAATTTATCAAAAGAACCTTCATAAACGCATCGGCCTTGAGGAAATTTCCAAAATTCAACAAACAAAGGCTCATTTTTTACTTTTACCGGAAGGATTTCCTCATTTTTTCCAAGGAGAAACTCCTGAAATTGCATCCAAACATGAAAAAGAATACCAAGACCAACTCCTAGAAATTTCCGAAAGTTTTCCGGGAGTGATTCTTGGCGGAAGCCATTATCGTAAAAATGAAGAAGGTCATTTGGTTTCGGCTCTTCCCATTGTTCAGTCTGTTGTTCTTGTTGATTTTTATGAAAAAAAATCCCCTTCTTCTTCAAAAGAACCAGGTGTGAGCCCAGGAAAAACAGAATCCATTTTTATTATGGGTGGATTACGATTTGGACTTCTTGTCGGAGAAGATTTAGAAAACGAATCAATTTGGGATGAGTTTAAAAAAGAAGATATCGAAATTGTATTTTATCTATCGAGTGCGGATGAAAAACGTACTTACGAAGAAGATTTGACATACTTTGAAACACTAGCAAAAAAAAGATTAGTGCATTTAATTCGTGTTTGTGGTCCAACAGAGGGAAAACCTGCCAGAAGTCTTTATGCTTCCCCGTCTGGGATTAACTGGAAGGTTGGAAAATTAGAAGAAGACAAGGATGTATTAAAAACTTTGTCTGTGAATGTGATGAGAAGTTATTTATTATAA
- a CDS encoding lipoprotein signal peptidase, with product MNLPKTPFFSVFKPGYLAFVAFGLFLDLISKYVIITKMVAHESIPVLGDFFRLSLTFNTGFVFGLFQNNALPSLFATGFAIVFLIFYRWQNADLGNAWGWNFVMAGAFGNFSDKFFVKIPGVGFRFGFTPEKPGIEYIGVVDFLDFEWPDFLLFDRWPAFNVADSCVSIGIVILLFTMDWKELDKK from the coding sequence ATGAATCTACCAAAAACCCCTTTTTTTTCAGTTTTTAAACCAGGATACCTTGCATTTGTTGCATTTGGACTTTTTTTGGATTTAATTTCAAAATACGTCATCATCACAAAAATGGTAGCTCACGAAAGCATTCCCGTGTTAGGTGATTTTTTCAGGCTCTCATTAACATTCAATACTGGTTTTGTTTTTGGTCTTTTTCAGAACAATGCTCTTCCTTCTCTTTTTGCAACAGGCTTTGCCATTGTATTTTTAATTTTCTATCGTTGGCAAAATGCTGATTTAGGTAATGCATGGGGTTGGAATTTTGTGATGGCTGGGGCCTTTGGCAATTTTTCAGATAAGTTTTTTGTAAAAATTCCAGGTGTTGGGTTTCGATTTGGTTTCACACCTGAAAAACCGGGAATCGAATACATTGGGGTTGTAGACTTCCTTGATTTTGAGTGGCCTGATTTTTTACTTTTTGACCGTTGGCCTGCTTTCAATGTTGCTGACTCTTGTGTTTCGATTGGAATTGTAATTTTACTTTTTACTATGGATTGGAAGGAACTAGATAAAAAATAA